Sequence from the Mauremys reevesii isolate NIE-2019 linkage group 5, ASM1616193v1, whole genome shotgun sequence genome:
tctatggaaatatatttttgttgttttgcttgtgtgaggtgaaatcagtgtttactgacatttactgataaaaatcaaatccttccaagaCTAAAGAGGTTATTTGTCTTTACTTTcaaggccagggccggctccagacaccagcgcagcaagcaggtgcttggggcggccaacggaaaggggcggcacatccggctcttcggcggcaactcggcggtgggtccctcagtccctctcggagggaaggacctgctgccgaattgctgcccaAGAAGTGACggcagtagagctgccaccgaagtgccgccgatcacgtttttttgttgttgtttttttcgccgcttggggcggcaaaaacgctggagctggccctgttcaaGGCCCCTCATGACCTATCAACTGCTGCCTCTGATAGACCATGAAATCAGCCTCCATctcccacttgttaaattttaaaacaagcacctttgtgctttctcccatgctgcccctcacacttgAGAGAAACTGCCCAGAAACATCTGCATAACTAATACATTATccttcttcaaatccctccttcaaACTCTTTCtggctgtgatgcctacaaaaaacttgacaatggttaggctgctggtgctctgagaccactgcctgtcatgctgaccaatattgtctcattggttccttgtactcccctgtatgtctgtatccatctgttgtctcctgTCTGATACCTAGATTGTGAGCACTTTGGGGCTTTATGTTCTCTGTTTGTGTAGCACTTAGCACAAAGAGGTCCTGGTTTGTGACTGGGGCGCTTAGATGCTACaatagtacaaataaataatcacCATCATACTTTACTTTATGACGAAAGCTGGCAGCAAATAATAAGCCTGCTCCTACTTCCCTCTTGCTGTGCTCTCCAAGTCTACTAGCGGCCAAATGCTGGCAAGTGGTGAGCATCTCGGCCTGATCCTGCTAATCCTTCTCACTCATGTGAGTTGTAGCTCCGAAAGCACTGGGACTGCTTGTGTGAGCAAAGGATCACAGGTCCAGCCTCCTGCTTAGCACCCACCGTCCCCATTCACTTCAGACACTTGTCACCTTGCAGGAAGGGCTCAGTACACGCAGGATCAGACCCAGGATTGTCAATGTAATGTCAGGAATCACCTTCTATAGTAACCTGCTTCATCAGGTTCAGCTAAAAGGAAAGTCTAGTGTGTCAGATCCTCAAGCAGTGTAAATCTGCGCCTCTCCAGGGCCTTTGGATGTACGCTtgtttacagcagctgaagatctAGCTCAGTGTACAGTGCATATTTTCACTGGAAAATCATTTGCGgtggaaaaaataacccctgAAGGTGCCAGTGCCAgtcctggggccagatcctgttGAAAAGCGTCCTTTATCATCTGAGTCATTTCACCGACTTCTGAAGAGCTGCTATTGAAATCAGTGATCTGCTCACCAGAGCAAGGACTACTCCTGTGAATAAAGGTTTTCAGGGCAGGGCCTTTAATTCTCATTTCCCATCCATGTCTGTGATATTCCTTTTATTCACTACAGTAAAGTGTAAGGTTTAAATGCCTCACGCTGCAAAAAGAAAACTGGAACTTCCCCTTTAACAGCTCCTAGCTCAAACATTCTCCAAGAtgttccttctggcctgaaacttTCCAAGCTTTGGTCGGCCATCAGGTGAATTTCTGGGGAAGTTTGAGTGCAATCCATTCAGCTGTTTTTGAATGGAGCCGGGAAAAGGATACATACTTGTTCCCATTTTCCCAAGATTTTGTTTTGTGCACAAATTACATATCAACAGATGAACTTGACGGATTAAGGCATAATTGCTTTGCTAAGCATTTTTAgggaaaagttttaaaataatggaaatgtaagtaattaaaatataatttttctgGCATGCACAGAAAATCTGTTTCCTGAGGCACTTGGAATCTCACACTATTGGTTCTACACTCCATCGTTCTGCTGTTAGGTTTTTCCCATATTAACACAGCATagtaatttcaatgggagttttgggtaGGCAAACAggcaatatttttatttgttgttacaatagcacctaggagtcccagtcatggaccaaggccccattgtgccgggtgctgtacaacacagagcaaaaagataCATCGTGGCATGATGACCTCTTGGCCAACACACccgggattgaactggggacatccagagctaaaagcaagaGCTGTTATAGCTTGAACTAAAGTATCAGCCctttttagctgggggctgtaataGAACTAAGTGAATATTTCTTCACCACAAAATGCATTTTTTAGGTcaccaaaactatttgcaaattagGGACAAAGTTAGTGGATAGTTTTGGCCAAAAACAATTGGAATtctattttcaaaaatgttgaagTGAAAAATATGGTTTCAAAAtggcattttgttttgaaatttaactTTTAGAAAAAGAAAGGGTAAAAGGCCCCCAAAACAAtccaaactgaagaaaaaaaaccccttgttttgggttgaacaaaatgtttcatttgacccgaAACATTTTTTTTTCGTTTGGCAAGGAAAACCAGCAACAATTCAGTTCTGGTTCTACCTGAACCATTTCCCCGCCAGTTCAAcccccaaactgaaaaaaatctattatACGCTCAGCTCTTGACCATAACAACTTCCATCCTCTGTAGATCAGCACAGAGGGGGCCTGTAACACACACTCTGCAGTGGATTAGAATGGCACTTTGCAAGGCAATACATATCTCATACTGGAGATAGAGTGAGATAATAGAGGCATATATATTTTTAGGTTCCTGTGTAAAGCTGCTATGATGTGGTCACAGTGCTGTGATAGCAGGGTTATATTTAAAGATCAGAAGGCATTTTCATTCTAAAACCCTTTCACAAAACATTACCCTTTGGGCAGCAATTTCTAATGCTTGATCTCAGCCTAGGGAGTTCATTTTTAACAAGTTTTAACAATCTGGTAACCATCCATTCTGTATTAGGGACatattaaaaacagcatttttctgatATTAATTTTTCTCAGATGAATTTGTTCATTTAGGTAACTCAAAAATAGCTTGTTCTGAAATTTAAAATCTGACATATGTGGGTCCTGAAGGGGGAATGCGAGCTTAGCTTTGTCTGCAAACATTGGATTTGCCAAAGAAAAAGCTCTGGAGGTTTGAAAATACTACCCTGAGCATTATTAAGTCCAGATCGTCTATATGCTAATCCCAACTCAGACACTTAGGGTTTGTCTGTTGTATAGATTTGTGCATCAATGTAGTTTCACCAGTGCTAATCCCTAGTGAGCACTCACTGGGACAGTGTAAAATGAGGCTCACACAAGTGCAACTTGACCCTGTTTAAAACATCTTCTGTGGGCCTTCGGCAAATCATTTAAAGCTACTTGaacctgcctgcctcagtttcccattagTCAACACAGTGATGTTGCGAAGTCTCACTTAATGGTGGTAATAGCTTTGAAGCTGGACAATAAGAACGTGACCTTACAAACTCCTGGTGCGTGGAGAGTCCATGAAGTCTGTGCAGACAGAACTTGTTGGGTCGAGCCTGAATGCTACTTGtcattactatttatttatttactgttcACAGGTACATTTCACAGTGCGGTTATCTGAATGTGCCGTCGTTTTATTCAAATAACCAAACATGCAATGATCTGCAAAAGGGGGAAAGAAATGATATCCAAAAATAGCACCAAACCCTATGTTAATGCAACGGCGTCGTCCAGGTCCTGCATCTCTTGAATCCAATAGTAGTTTTGGGAACAGAAAAATGCAAGATAATGGGCCTTACATTTGAGATGTCAAAAATTCAAGGAGCTGAGTTCTCTGACCCTGATCCAGGAAAGGATTTAAGTACAGCTCagctttaagcatgtgtgtagtcCCACTGTCTTCAATAGGATCATGCATGTGCTAAAATATTtttggggatctggcccagaggGCTCAGCACCCTGCAGCCCTTAGATAATACAGGCCAATGTGACAGCAAGCCTGCTGGAAAAAACAAACTATACTTTCCCCTATTATCCTTGACGGAGACATGTAACATTTGGTAGGTACATTGGGTGATCCCCTAATGAAAGGGCCTACTGTAATTCATATCCACAAAGTCTGCAGCCTGCAAACTCTTTGAGGCATGAACTGTCTtcctgtgtgtctgtacagtaccTACTCTCTATGGGGTGCTACTGTATTTCAATGGTATATAATAATAACAAAGGAGAAAGGGTTAAAGCAAGAACCTTAAGGCTGGTTTTCCGGACTTAACGACACAGACAAACCCTCAGAAGTAATATTGTGTGCATGTGAGGGGGCCAATGCGTGGGACTTTTTGGCTTGTGGTATCAATTTACTTTATAAcaggctgtgcaagaagccactGAACTCAAGAGAAAATGCCCCCAAATGGAAGTTTACCAACCTTTTACATTTGCATCTTCGTCTTCtggtttcttttaaaagaaaagaagatgAAGTTGAAAGAATTAGTGAGCGAGTCATTGTTCAGTAAAAAAGACGCTGCAGCAACACATTACCGgcatttccccctctcctcccgaAATCAACCTCTGCATGCTAGAGTTGAGTTTATATTTACTGTAGATTTGGTCCAGCCACTGTCTCTTTTAGTTTTCTTTTGGGCAACCCTTAAGTAAGGCAAGTAGTCCTTATCCAACAcatagtcctattgaagtcaatgaaattgcTCCCATGAATAAGAGCCACTCGTGTGATTAGTGGCTGCAGGATTGAGCCTTCGGTTTTTATTCAGGACTAAAACTCAGAACTGGAGCACTGACTGTACGTTCCTGATTGCGATCGATACCAATCTGGAAAGCCAGTGAACATTTGTTTGCAGTGCTTATTTCTACAATAGGCAAGCAGCATGGATTGCCAGAAGAGCACAACCAAATTTACCCCGAGGTAACTGAGACCTGACCCTGAAAAGAAGGACTTTTTCAGtaaaaagctaaacaaattcagtctggaaataaggcgtacTGTACATTTTAACAGTGCAAGTcattaacaattggaacaatttaccatgggTCATTACCATCACTGACAATATTATAATGTTAAACGCTGCTCTCTGGCCTGGGAGCTAAGGAGTATCTGGCTCAGCCGGATGGAGAGGAGTCACTTACTTTGACACATTATGATGGTGGCCAGCAGggcaatgaggaggaggaggcaggcgcTCGCTAAGGGGACCCAGATGTAAAAGTCACAGGATAAATCCAGCCCTTTCTTTGGGGCTTTCGCTGCAGAAACGAAACAGcgtaaaaaataaaagtaaccCAGGAGCTTCAGCGATCCCCCGGCTCCGCTCCGAGAGGAGGGATCAGGcggtgggtgggggtgcaggatgcactgggtgcaggggagggagggacaggtgCAGGCTCCACCACGTGCTGTGGAGACAGAGATGGCCTATGCTGGCCGATAGCCGGGGGAGCCGTTTCTGCTACTCGGCAACGATCCCAGTGGGGAGGACGGCGCTGGTGCTCATGTGTGAGCCGCTGAATTTATCGGCGGGGCTGGTTTAACGAGCCGCCAGGTTTCCCTCCAGAGGGAAAACACGTGGCCGGCAAATCCGGGTTTGGGATCTGTCCAGCCCGGGACCGCCAGCGCGAGCCCGGGAGCCCATGCTACGTGCAGTGAAATCACAGCCAGCCCCGCCGCTGGGGGCTCTGGCTCCCCCAAAGCCGGTACCTGTGTTCGGGGAGTGTTTGCAGTCCCTGGGTTCCTTGGTGCCGGCggtggtgctgggctggggggtagTTGCCTTCGTAgagggggctgtggtggggggagctggAAACAAGAATGGAAACAACAGGTAGTGAAGTCAATCTCTGTCCCTTCATCTCCTCTCGCTGTctcccctgtccctccctccaGGACTCACTCCCCCAGTAGAGCCAATAGAGGCTGGGCCCCCAGGTACCCATAGCCCATGTGGACAGCAACTCCTTCCCCAGCCAAGGCTACTCTGTAGGGATCTCCTGGGGCAATCCCAGTCCTGGAACAGACTCTAAAGAGCAGTAAatgcatctatctatctatctatctatctatctatctatctatctatctatctaatctggTTTTATCCTGCTGCCCATCATCATAGTATTTGGGTGCCTTCCAGTCCACATCAAATCAGTAGCAATAGCAAAGCCCCTACTGGACGTCACAGAGTCTCTGGCACTTATCCTGTTTtggggtcaaaactctgcttggctaaggtttggggtttgattttttaaaagattttcttAATGTTTAGAGATTGGTTGGATAGAAAGGGTGTCAGTGATGGGGTTTGTTGGATAGAAGGGGATACCAGTGTTTTAAGCACCATTCCTACGGCATTATCCATGCTGAGCCATGACTGGGAACGGGGAGGGGAAAGTGAGCAGGCAACTATCCCATTGTCTCCAGTCTCCTGAAGGAGAGGGATCACTAGGACCTTACGGGGAAACCCTCATCCTGCTCAGGGACACCCAACTGCTGGCAGTTACGGGCAGTGAGTGGAGGTGAAGGGGAGTGATGCAGAGGGTGGGTGAGGCAGATGCAAGGAGACCGCGTGGCTGAGACATTCAGGGAAAGCGAAACATTGAGAGGGGCGTCCTGGGCAGAAGCTCTGTGCAGGGACCCCTGACACCTGCCCACCTGGGCACACAGGAAGAAAGGGCCAGGTCTGAGGGGTGATAAGGATGATGCTGggctaggagggagggggaatgctgGGGCTCCAGCCAAGGCAGAGGGGGCTTAGATGGGGTGAGGTTGGTGCTAACCTGGCAGGTGGAGTGGGCTCCCGGAGCTGAAGTGCAGCCTCTGGTTGTGGTTGACGATGCAATAATAACTGCCCTGGTCCTGCTCCTGGAAGGACTTCACGGTCAGTCTGTAGATGTTGGATTCTTTTTTTGCCTCAAAGCGTTCGGGTGGTTTTCCATTCTCCGTCGGCGCCACCCGGTTGAGGGAGGTAATGAACAAGATGAACTGGGGGGCAGAATCCCTTCGCTGGAGCATCCAGGACACGCCGCTGTCGGAAAGGCCATGGCCTGAGAACACACACTCCAGCTCCACCCTGGCTCCCAGGGCGAGGGGGCTGCCGCCGCTGCGGAGCCTCACACTCATTTTGCTTCCCTGGCCCTGGGATCTGCAGCAACCTGAGGGAGAGAAATCCACCCAGCACAGTTATCAGCACAGTCACACCCATCCACAGAGAGCGtcctcagcaccatcccaagccgtATTCTCCTTACTGGGGTCTCAGACCTCACTCAAAGCTCCATTCTCGCTGATTCATGCCtagacacccagagcatgcacAGGGCTAAGGGACCAACACGCTCTCAGGCAGACTCGGATAATCCATTTCAGCAACTGCCAGGATTCAGGGCTGCAGTGTGCTCAGCGATCGCCTGAGTCCTAGTTCAAAGATCATCTGATGCAGAGAAGCCATCTGGGTGAAAGCTCAGGTTACACTGACAtatacaagttttttaaaatgatgcATTAGTTTTGACTCTTGTGAACCCAAAAAAATCCTTGGGCCAGACTCTGCTCTCAGTCATGCTggagtaaatctggagtaactccactggctgCACCTGCATGACTGAGCTCAGGCTCTGGGCCATTTTCTCTATTCACTCACAGAAACAAAGTAAAATATAAAACTGAAAATTAATCTGAtgggtttgtttgctttttaatctTTGTTTTGACTCCTTGCCCATTCATTTTGACTCCTCCATTCAGATGACTCTGGAGAGGCCACCCTAAACTCCCATTATTAAGTACCCTTCTTAAAGCGGTTACACTTAATAGCAATTCTGTACTCACATAAGCTCAGACCGAGAAAAACCAGCAAAGAAACGAATCTGGCCATTATCTCCTTGTGCCGACGGTTCTCAAGAAAGTCGCAGCAGAGCAAAGATGAATTCGCTGGTTTGGCTTGATAGGACGTAGTGCTTTTTGGAGAGgatgtgatgtcagcaaacataGTAGGAAAGTTTCTCAGCCTCCAAAATTAAATGAACCCAGAGGAGAAGAATTCATGCCTAAGTCAGTCttgattcatttttaaaaatcggTTTCAATTATCTTTCCATATTTAAGGCCAGACACCTTTGCATTGTAACCAGGGACGATCTGTCATGTATCTGTCTTCTTGCCAGCTACTGTACTTTTCCTTTACCATTCACTAAAACGAATGTTGATTGGAGCAGCATTGGATCCTTTAGATGGGTGGCTCTCAATTTTTTCCATACCGGGATCCACTCTCAAACTCTCCTCCCATCTAACTGGGATCTAGTTGCAACCCTCTTCCCATTGAGATATATGGGAAGTACAAGGTGGTTGTGACCCAAGGTTAAGACCCTATGGTTTAGAGCTCAACGTTTAAATCCCATATCTCCTATTTCCTGGTGGAAAGTTCATTGCATTAGActgagggcttatctacactgaaggcctgcttcagtgaagatgttacctatgccaacgggagggcttctcccattggcacaggtaatccatctccccgagaggcagtagctatgttgatgggagaaaccCTCCTGTGGACATAGTacggtctacactgggagttaggtcaatgtaactgTGGCAGGGATCTGAATTTTCCATACCCCGagtgatgcagttatatcaacatcagtttttagtgtagaccaagccagagTCTTAGTGAAATGCCATAATGCTATAATGAGGATTACAAAACACACTATTTTGTTTATGTGCTAAGCAGGATACAGCACATGATCAGGTATACTTGTTGTACAGTATATTATATCAAAAAAACACATAGTTGGAATGTAGGTTAGTTCCACCCATGCCTTCAGTCAGGTGTTACTGTGCTTGCAAACTCTTTGCAAAAacaactttgtgcagtgctgaggGTCTGTGCTGTATGAAACCCACCAAGAGCGGCCCACGACCCTCATGGTATTTTTTCAGATCTTGTGGTTTTATTCTCTTAACCACTGTGACTTCCGCCCTGCAGAAGAGGAACAAATTCTGTTATGTACAAGGCCTTTGCTCTCTGCACCAGGGCTACTGCAGACAGAGGTGGAGGGGATGAAACGCCACAGGGTCTTTGCAGCACAGAAAGCAGctccacaagacaggagggcaTTGACTTTTGTTATACCATCTCTTGTTTCTTCTCTTGGCTGTTTCTGCCTTCCGTGTCTTTGAACACTGATGGATCTTGGAGCAGAGTCCCATGCATGGTGTTTTTGCACTAGACTCTGTGATCAAAGCACCCTTTTCCCGTTCATGTTGGAGACCTGGCACCTCTGACCTTTGATACAATTGTTATTGTGGCTGCTACTTTGATGAGTTGGTTATGAGAAAAGAAACGAAAAACTTACAGACTCTGGGCTAATTTCATCTGACATGGAAGGATCTTgactgtaggtgtgtgtgtgtttctaatTTGTGTCTTTGCCAGGAACATACAATGAGAACGCTGGTGATTTTCCATCATGTCTCGCTGAGCAAACATCCTTGAAGCGGTGAAAATAGTTGCTGAAGTCTGCCCCAATATACCAGACATTTGCAATATTCAGAAAAAATGTGCTACTTTGATAAAAATAACACAGCAATTACGTGTTTCTGGTTAAAAAGAAATGTTCCTAATTTCCATCAAGCAAACATCTATGTCTGAATCTCAAAACGAAATTCATGTGAATTCTTTACATGGTTCCAATGTCATTGCAATAGTTCAGCATcatatagatcagtggttctcaaacttatttgattgtGCCCCACTCCCGCCTTGCGTTTGTAttagtttacacacacacacaccctggtgcccggccagcagccgctgttctctggccacccagctctgaatgtgTGAGGTAAAGCTTTTTCCCCCTAAAGCTTCCCATGCCCCCACCAGAATACCTtccatgcccccccccagggggcgTCCCCAAGTTTAGGAACCTCTGGTATAGCTGGAAGCAGAGGGAAATCCAGTTCTTCAATATTCTGGAGTATTCTACACAATCCATAAAAGGGATACCAAATGCATATTAAAACTAGGTTCTAATTGTGCCATGTCAAATGGTTACTTTAATATTTCAGGTGCTCACCTACCATGAtgatgggtagggccctaccaaattcatggttcatttttggtcaatttcacagtcttAGGATTTTAAAggtagtaaatttcatgatttcagctat
This genomic interval carries:
- the LOC120405576 gene encoding T-cell surface glycoprotein CD8 alpha chain-like, whose product is MARFVSLLVFLGLSLCCCRSQGQGSKMSVRLRSGGSPLALGARVELECVFSGHGLSDSGVSWMLQRRDSAPQFILFITSLNRVAPTENGKPPERFEAKKESNIYRLTVKSFQEQDQGSYYCIVNHNQRLHFSSGSPLHLPAPPTTAPSTKATTPQPSTTAGTKEPRDCKHSPNTAKAPKKGLDLSCDFYIWVPLASACLLLLIALLATIIMCQKTRRRRCKCKRPMNGSNGKPSMPNRYV